In Bacillota bacterium, the sequence GTGGGTGGCGAGGATGTTGGCCAGGGCCTGGGTGGGCACCTGAACGAGAAGGTTTCCCGCCTCCTTTCCGTAGACAACCCCCGGCAGCATCCTCTCGCGGCGCAGCTTTTTCAGGCTTCCCTTGGTTCCGCGCGCCCGCGGCCGGGCGTGCAGGGTGATGCTTTCCATCTCTAAACCCCCTTTTCCTCAAGTGGTTCCACAAAGGCGGTCAGAACCTCTTACTAGTTTAGCGTTACTTTCGGGTAAAAATCAAGCTTCCGGCCCGGGTTGGTGCAGGCATACCTGCAGGCGCGGGCCAATATACTTTAAACAAAGCTTTTTCTGGACTCTTCAGGCAGGATCAACGATCTCAAGGAAACCAGGGAGGCGAATCAAGATGCGGAAGGGACGGCAGTTCCTTTCCCTCCCCGTTGTGACTTTGGAGGAGGGAAAAGAAATCGGGCGGATCCGGGGGCTCGTCATCAATCCCAAAACCGTCGAGGTGGCCGCGCTCATCGTCCAGCAGAGCGGCTTCTTTTCAGAACAGAAGGTGATCCCCTACCCCCGCGTGGCCAGCGTCGGAAACAACGCCCTCACCATCCAGAAAATTGCCAGCGCAGAAAAGATCACAAGTCTCCCCGAAATCCTGAACCTGGTTAAGGAACAGGTCAAACTGCGCGGCGCGCGCGTTATCACCGAGGGGGGAACCGCCCTCGGCTACGTGGAGGAGTTCTTCGTGGACCCCGGCACAGGGAAAATTACGGCATTTGAGGTGGGAGGGCGCTTTGGAGAGTTCCTGAAGGGAAAAGGGGTCCTTCCCGCCGGGGAGGTCCGCACCATCGGCAGAGATGTTCTTGTGGTCCGGAACGGAGCCGAGGCCAGGCTAACCCGGAGCGAAGGAAAGCTGACGGAGACCGTGAAAAGCCTCAGGGAGGGAACAACGCGCCTCCTGCAAAGGGCGCGGCAGATCCCGCACCGCTCCCCCGGCGAGGCGTCGCCTGACGGGAGCCCCGCCCCCTCACAAAAAGAGAACGGAATTCAGGAGGACCAGGAGCCGCCGGAAGGGAACTAGTCAAAGAGTTTGCTCACAGAAAGATCCTCGTGGATCCTGATAATCGCCTCACCCAGGAGAGGTGCCACCGAGAGCACCTTCAATTTTGAAAAGAACTTTTCCGGGGGCACCGGAATTGTATTGGTGACAACAACCTCTTTGAGCGGGGAGGCCTCGAGGCGCGCCCGGGCAGGGCCGGAAAAGACAGGATGAGTGCAGCAGGCATAAACCTCGCGCGCCCCGTGCCGCAAAAGGGCCTCCGCCCCCTGCGTGATCGTGCCGGCGGTATCGATAATATCGTCAATAATTATGGCCGTTTTCCCCTCTACTTCCCCGATGATGTGGAGCACCTCCGAGACGTTCGGCTTTGGCCTGCGCTTGTCAATAATGGCGATGGGTGCGCCCAGGCGATTGGCCAGGTCCCCCGCCCGGGTTACCCCCCCCACGTCGGGGGAGACGACGACCGTGTCGATCAGCTCCAGGCTCAGGAAATACTCCGCCAGAATCGGCACCCCCGGCAGGTGGTCCACCGGGATGTCGAAGAACCCCTGAATCTGGCCGGCATGAAGATCCATCGTGACAACCCGCCCTGCCCCGGCGGCGGTGATCAGATTGGCCAGGAGCTTTGCGGTGATGGGGTCCCGGGCCTTGAGCTTCCGGTCCTGCCGCGCGTAGCCGTAATAAGGGAGGACGGCGCAAATCCGCCGCGCCGAAGCCCGGCGCAGGGCGTCGATCATAATCAAAAGCTCCATGACATTCTCGTTGACGGGGGGGCAGGTGGGTTGAATCAGAAAAATGTCGGCCCCCCGGACGCTTTCGTTGATTCCCACACAAATTTCCCCATCACTGAAGCGGCTCACCTGGACGCTTCCCAGAGAAACCCCGAGATACTCTGTAATTTCCTCGGCCAGTCCCGGATTGGCATTTCCGGCGAAGATTTTCAGCTTTTTCGTATAGAGCGGCATGCTGATCCCCTCTCTTACGTCTTTCCTTTCCCTGCTTTTCTTTTTGCCCAGTCGGGAATGACGACCTGCTTTGCCCGCTCTACGGCAAGGGCACCGGGCGGAACATCCCTGGTGATCGTAGAGCCGGCCCCGGTTACCGCGCCCTTTCCGATGGTGACGGGAGCGACGAGGTTGGTGTTGCTCCCGATGAACGCCCCATCTTCAACGCGGGTTTCGTGCTTTTGAAGGCCATCGTAGTTGCAGGTGATCGTCCCGGCTCCTATATTTACGCCGGAGCCGATGACGGCATCGCCTACGTAGCTCAGGTGGGGGATCTTGCTCCCCGCCCCCACAACCGCCTTTTTCAGCTCCACAAAATCACCGATCTTGACCCCTTCTGCAAGCACGCTCCCGGGCCGGAGGTAGGCGAAGGGGCCGATCTGGCACCGGTCTCCTACGGTAGACTCCACCACAACAGAATACCAGACCTCTACCGCATCCCCGAGGGTGGAGTCCACAAGGCGCGTCCCCGGTCCGAGCAGGCACCCCCGGCCCACCTTCGTTCTTCCCTCGAGAAAGGTAAAAGGATAGATGACGGTGTCCGGGCCGACCTCCACCCCCCGGTCGGGGTAGGTTGTTTCGGGATCGAGGATGGTTACGCCAGCCTCCATCAAACGCGAGCACTCCCGGCGGCGGAGGATGCGACCCGCTGCCGCCAGTTCCTCCCTCGTGTTCACCCCCAGGGTTTCCTCGGGGGGAGCATTTAAGGCGGCAACCGGCTGCCCTGCGGCACGCAAAAGCCCGATGCAGTCGGTGAGGTAGTACTCTCCCTGCCTGTTCTCGGGGCGCAACCGTGCTACCGTATTTTCCAGGAACTCCCTTGCAAAGACGTAAGTTCCCGTGTTAACCTCTTTAATCTCCCTTTGGGCGGCGGTGGCATCGCTCTCTTCGATAATTGCCAGCACCCGGTTCTCCCCATCCCGCAGGATCCGCCCGTAGCCCCGGGGATTTTCTAGGCTGCTGGTGAGCAGGGAAACGGCGGCTCCTGCCGCCCGCCGGGCCTCGATCAGCCGGAGCAGGGTTGGAGGCCTGAGGAGAGGTGTGTCGCCGCACAGGACAAGAACCTCGCGGCACTCCGGAGAAAGAAGGGGAAGCGCCCTCGCCACGGCATCCCCCGTTCCCCGGGGCTCCACCTGGAGGGCATAGCGGTACCCCGCGCCCAGCGCCTTCCGGACAAGGTCCGCCCCCTGGCCCACGACGATCACAACCTCTTCGATGCCGGCTGCTTCAACGGAATCAAGCACGTGGCGGATCAGGGGCGCTCCCGCAACGCGGTGCAGCACCTTTGGAATTTCCGATTTCATCCGCTTCCCCTGGCCTGCCGCCAGGATTACAGCCCCTACCCCCTGCAAAGCCCGAGCCTCCTTCTTACCAGAATCATTCGGTAATTATTTTATTCCAGCCGCAGGGAAAAAAACCTGCCGGATTACTTTTTCTACATTAAACAGGCATTTCCTTTTAAATTTGCAGAAGGCTGGCCGGTGAAAAAATAAATAAAATAAGGGGGATCTGCCCCCCTCTTTAAGCCTGACAAGGACCAGAGTCTTAAAATCTCTTTAAACCGCGGTTGCCTCCTGGTAGGCCTTTAAAACCGCATTCTGGATGAGTTCCCGCGCATCCGGCGAAATGGGGTGGGCAATGTCCCGAAATTCTCCCGCCGGTGTTCGGCGGCTCGGCATGGCGACAAAAAGCCCCTTCTGACCCTCTACCACCTTCACGTCGTGAACCACAAAAGCATCGTCAAAGGTCACGGAACAAACGGCCTTCATCTTCCCCTCATGGTTGAGCCTCCGGATCCGAACATCTGTCACCTGCATCCTCTGAACCACCTCTCCTGCCTGGGGTTTTCTGTTAGTGAATGTATTCTTCATCACATGGAAGATTCCTGCCGGCCTCATGAAAGTTTTCACAACCCGGCGCCTCGCCTCCTCAGGCTTCAGAGGGGGAAAGCAGGTGCCGGGCAAGCGCCAGATCTGCCGGCTTATCCACATCCACCCCGATTTCCGGGTAGTGGCTGACGACAGCAGCCCCCGGCACCCCGAACAGCTCCGAAACCCGCTCCTCAACATTCTTTACCGAAAGAACCCCGAAGAGGTACTTCCACAAAATTTCCCAGCCAACCAGCTGGGCCAGCCGCGCCGGCTTCTTCCGGAGGCGGATGAACTCCTCCGCCTTCGCCATGCATGACCCCAAAATCCTCCGGTCCACCAGCAGAAGATTGCCCCCCGTAAAGGTTCCCTCCCGGAGCCGGGCGTAGGTCCGCTTCACCCCGGGAAAGCGTTCTTCCGCGACCTGGCGGGGGATAATCGGATAGTAAAACGCGGCCTTCCGCTCCCGGCACCTGTCGAGAAAGTCCTTGACGGCAGCAGGCGTGAGAAAGGGCAGATCGCCGGTGCAGGCCAGCACCCAGGGGGTTCCGGCCTCCGCCTCTCCGGCCGCCTCCAGGGCCGCCACCCCGGCGGCAAAGCTCCCCAGGGGTGAGGCTCCCGGATCCGCGAAGAGGAGCCCGGACTCCGCTCCGTAAAGGGTGCGGACCGCCTCCGGCCCCACCAGGACAATCTTCCGAATTTCGGCGCAACTTTTCAGGGCTGCCACCACGTAATCCACCATGGCGCGGGAACCGATGCGAAGGAGGGCCTTCCCCGGCGCCTCGCCTGCCGGTGCAGCCGGGTCCCGAAAGCCGCCGTCTCCTGCAAGGACAACCGCATCAACCCCGTCAATCACCTTTCCATCCCCTTTGCCGAGCTATTTTCCCCAAGCTCCTGCCTGCCGCGCACCGCCTCCAGCAGGCTGTTCTCCGCGTTTTCGATGTGCTCCCAGGCCAGCACCTGGGCCTGGGCCGCATTCCGTTCGGCAATTGCCTCCACGATCTTCCGGTGCTCCTCCAGCGCCTCCCGCATTCTCCCGGGGTAGGCAAGAGACACCGCCCGGAACCGCTGGATCTCGTCCCGGAGATTGCTCAAAATCTGAATCAGGCGCTGATTCCGGCTTACCTGATAAAGGGTATCGTGGAACCTGCTGTCACATTCCACAAAAGAAGGAAGGTTTCCCTCTTCGATGATCTTCGCCTTGCGCACGAGAATCCGCTCCAGCTCCTCAAGCTCCTCCTCGGTGATCCGCTCTGCTGCAAGGCCGGCCGCGAGGGCCTCGAGGGAGGCCCGCACCTCAAAAACATCGGCGATGTCTTTCAGGGAAATCCCCGCCACGTAGGCCCCTTTGCGGGGAACCATGACCACAAATCCCTCCAGTTCAAGCTTCCGGATCGCCTCCCGGACAGGAGTCCGGCTCACTCCAAGCTCCTCGGCCAGCTGGATCTCCATCAGCCTTTCGCCGGGGCGCAGGGTGCCGTTGATGATCGCCTCCCGGAGGGTGTCGAAAACGACTTCCCGCAAGGGCTTATATGTATCCAGCCTGACAGGCAGCAGTCTCCTCTCCGTTTTTCCCATCAGCAGTCCCTATCCCCTTCCCATTTTTTGATCTCATCTTCGTTAACGGTCCTGCAGACAAAAACCCAGTCTCCTCCCCCTGCAAGCTGCCGGGCCGCAAGACGCGCCTCCTTCTCCCCCGGAAAGATCCCGAAGACCGTCGGCCCGCTCCCCGTCATGAGAGCCCTTTCGGCTCCCAGCTCTTCCAGGCGCGCCCTGCGGCTCTCCACCTCGGGGTGCTGGGCGGCCGTCACCTCCTCGAGGTCGTTGCCCAGGGCGGCCAGCATTCCTGCCCTGTCCCCCCGGCTCAGGGCCGCAAGAAAGCGCGGTGTACGGGGGTCTCTTCTTTCGGGGCGGAAACGGGCGTAGACCTCCCGGGTGGAGACCTGGCAGCCCGGCTTGACAAGGACAAGCCAGCAGGAAGGAAAGGGCGGAAGGCGCGTGACAACCTCCCCCCGGCCCCGCGCCAGCACCGTTCCCCCCAGGACAAAAAAGGGGACATCGGAACCCAACCGGGCGGCGTAAAGAATCAACTCCTCCTCCCTGAGCCCCAGCCGGTAAAGGAGATTGACTCCCTTGAGGGCGGAAGCGGCATCACTGCTTCCCCCTCCCAGCCCTGCCGCCACGGGAATTTTCTTCTCGATCTCCAGCCTTACCCCCCCCGGGAGCCGGGGGAGCAGCAGTTCAAGCGCCCGGTAGGCCAGATTTCCGGAGCCCTCCGGGACCCCGGGAGCCGGGCAAACCACGGCAATCCCCGCTTCGAGCCGGGTGAAGGCAAGGGAGTCGGCAAGGCTCACCGTCTGCATTACCGAGCAGATCTCGTGGTAACCGTCGGGGCGCCGGGAGCCGACATCCAGGGTAAGGTTGATCTTGGCAAAGGCCGGGAGGCGAAGGGTTTTCAAGTCTCTCTCTCCTCTGGCGCGAGCCTGATTCTGGTGAGTAAATAATTAAATACCGGAACAGAAATTCCTCTTTTTGTCCCCGGCGCCGATTTTCAGAAATTCAGCTCTGGATTACCGCCTTTTTTTCACGCTCCGCTTTCCGGATTGCATCCTCCGCCTCTTCGAGCACACGCAGCACCGGCTCCAGTTCCTCGTAGAAGACCACAACCACATCGCCGGGGCAGGCCCGGCCCAGCGCGCGCCTGACGGCTGCGGTTTCCTCCGGGACGATGTGGAGGCACGAGGCAGGCAAACCCGCCCGCCGCGCTCCCACGTAAAGGAGGCGTGCCGTCTCGCCCGGGGCGCGCCCGCGCAGGTCGCGATCCTCCTTGAGAAAAACTTCGTCGAAGCCGGCTCCGGCCGCCTCCCCGGCGGCCACAATCTGTTCGTCGCACCGGTCCCCCGGCATCCCGATCACTCCCAGCAGGCGGCGCGGCTTCAAGGCGCGGGCAAACTCCGAAATCCGCCGGAAGGCGGGAGCATTGTGCCCGAAGTCGACGATCACCGTGACCTTTCCCACCCGGCGGATGATCAGGCGTCCGGGATTGTGGGAAAGCTGGGCGCCGAAGGTGCGCAGGCCGCGCCGGATCAGGGCCAGGGGAAGCCTGCAAACCCAGGCGGCCGCAGCGGCAGCAATGGCGTTCTCGAGGTTGTGGAGCGCCCGCCCCCCGATTCCGGCCCTGATTCCCTTGAGACTGATGAGGCGCAGGGTCTCCTCCCCCCGGGCGAAATAGACGATCCCCTCCTTCACGAAGACGGCGCGGCCCCCCGTTCCCAGGTGGCGCCTGACAAGGAGGTTGTTTTCCCTGAGGCTGAAGTAAACCACCTGGCCCCGGGCGCGCCGGGCAAACCTGGAGGCAAAGGGATCATCTGCGTTGAGGATGACAAAGCCGTCCTTCCTGACCGCTTCCACCACCAGGGATTTCACCCAGAAAAGGTCGTCCAGGGTTTCGATCCCGTCCTGCCCGAGGTGATCCGGCCCGATGTTGGTTACTACCGCCACATCTGCAAGGTCGTACCCCAACCCCCCGCGCAGGATCCCTCCTCTCGCCGTTTCCAGGATGGCAACCTCAACCCGCGGGTCGCGCAGGACCATCCGGGCGCTGGCAGGGCCTGTGGTGTCACCGGTGCAGAGGCAGTCGCCGTCAATGTAAACCCCCCCGGTGGTGGTCATTCCCACAACGGTGCCCTGCTGCCGGAAAAGATGGGCGAGGATCCGCACCGTCGTGGTTTTCCCGTTGGTTCCGGTCACCGCAATGACCGGAACGCCTGTTTCGCAGCCAGGCGGAAAGAGGTAATCCACAAGGGCGCGCCCCACATCCCGGGGCTCCCCCTCGCTGGGGAAAAGGTGCATCCGGAAGCCCGGGGCGGCGTTGACTTCAATAATCATCCCGCCCTCCTCCCGCGCCGGTCTTGCGATTTCGGGGGTCACCAGGTCCACTCCCGCCACATCGAGGCCCAGGACGCGGGCAGCCCGCACCGCGAGCCCGGCGTTTTCCGGGTGAACGGCAGGGGTTACATCGCGGGCAGTACCGCCTGTGCTTAAGTTGGCGTTGTCCCGCAAAACCACCACCTCCCCGGCAGCGGGGCGGCTTTCCGGGCGGCAACCCTGCCTGGCCAGGACGAGGAGCGCGGTCGGGTCAATCTTCAGCCTGGTTAGGGGCTTTTCGTGCCCCTCCCCCCGCCGGGGGTCGCGGTTGGCCAGCTCCACCAGTTCCCGAATCGAGTGAACCCCATCCCCGGTAACGCAGGCGGGAAGCCTTTCCGCCGCCGCCACAAGCTCCCCCCCGATCACCAGGAGGCGGTAGTGGCGCCCTTCAATGTACTCCTCTACCAGAACCTCAGAATCATAACTCCGGGCGATGCGGAAGGCCGCCTCGATTTCCCGGGGATCCGTCAGGTTTAACACGACCCCTTTCCCCTGGTTGCCGCGGCGCGGCTTCACCACAACCGGGCTGCCCAGATCCCGGGCTGCGGCCTGCGCCTCCTCCAGGGAGGCGGCGATCCGGCCGCGGGGAACGGGAAGCCCCGCCTCCGCCAGGAGGCGCTTGGCCAGAACCTTATCGCAGGCCAGATCCACCGCGAGGGCAGAAGTTTGGGAGGTGATTGTGGCCTGCACCAGTTTCTGCCGGCAGCCGTACCCCAGCTGAAAGAGGCTGCCGGAGGCAAGGGGGAGGACCGGAATCTCCCGGGCGCGGCAGGCTTCAAGAATGCTCCTCGTGCTCGGGCCCAAACAGGTCTTGTTCCCCAACTTCCGCAGCCGCTCCACCGTCTCCAGAACCGGAAAGGGGAGCCCCTCCAGAACCGCGACGACAAGCGCCACCGCAGCCTCCAGGGCGGCCTTTCCCAATTCCGGGGTTCCGTATTCCAGAACCACGTCCCAGGTCCCCGGAGCAGAGCCCCTGACGGTTTTTCCGTAGCTGACCGGAAAGCCCGCACGGGCCTGGAGCTCCAGCGCCACGTGCTCGACCACATGGCCCAGGTAGGTCCCCTCCCGAAGGCGCTCCTGAAAGCCACCCGGGTAGCCGCGCCCGCAGGCATGCTCCGCCAGCCCGGGGAGCAGGCTCAGGAGGCGCTCCGGGAAGCCTGCAAGCTCACCTGTATGAAGCTGTTCCCGGGGCCCCAGGAGAAGCCGGGCCTGCAGCACCGGAGTATGGCTCCAGACGTTCCGCCCCTCAAAAGTGCGGATTTCTACGACCTCCACACCCTGACCTCCTTTTGTTCGCACCTCAACTGCACTTTACTAGTTTTCCAGAAAATGGCCGTTTTATGCAGGCCAACGGGGGTTGCCTTGCCTCCGGCCGGAATTTAAAATCAGGAGAGGGGGAGCCTTTTTTTCAGATCGAACTTGTAGCCTGCCGGCAGAACGTGAAGGATCACGTTCGTCAAAGCAAGGGGGGCGCAGGGGGCGAGTTCTGAAACGTTGGTTTCCTGAATGCGCGTTCCGTCAATCACCGTTACCGTTTGGGAACCGATCACCTCAAAAAAACCTTCAGGTCTTACGACAATGGCGGTGTCCTCGTCGATTCCCACCCCCAGCATGTAGGGGTGCTGGGCAACGGCTGTGAGCAGGCGCCCCAGCCTCCCCCGCTGGGCAAAGTGCTGGTCCACAACAACCTCCCGGATCAGCCCCATCCCGGGCGCCATCTGGACGGTGTTCTTCTTGGGGGCTTCAGCTCCCTCCCCTTCCACAATCATCGTTTCGCTCATGGCAGACGCCCCCGCGCTGGTTCCGGCAACCACCGTGCCATCCCGGTACGCCCTGCGGAGCGCCTCATCAAACTGCGTACCCCCCAGCAGGCTGGTGATGCGGAGCTGGTCACCCCCGGTAAAAAAGATCCCGG encodes:
- a CDS encoding photosystem reaction center subunit H translates to MRKGRQFLSLPVVTLEEGKEIGRIRGLVINPKTVEVAALIVQQSGFFSEQKVIPYPRVASVGNNALTIQKIASAEKITSLPEILNLVKEQVKLRGARVITEGGTALGYVEEFFVDPGTGKITAFEVGGRFGEFLKGKGVLPAGEVRTIGRDVLVVRNGAEARLTRSEGKLTETVKSLREGTTRLLQRARQIPHRSPGEASPDGSPAPSQKENGIQEDQEPPEGN
- a CDS encoding ribose-phosphate pyrophosphokinase, producing MPLYTKKLKIFAGNANPGLAEEITEYLGVSLGSVQVSRFSDGEICVGINESVRGADIFLIQPTCPPVNENVMELLIMIDALRRASARRICAVLPYYGYARQDRKLKARDPITAKLLANLITAAGAGRVVTMDLHAGQIQGFFDIPVDHLPGVPILAEYFLSLELIDTVVVSPDVGGVTRAGDLANRLGAPIAIIDKRRPKPNVSEVLHIIGEVEGKTAIIIDDIIDTAGTITQGAEALLRHGAREVYACCTHPVFSGPARARLEASPLKEVVVTNTIPVPPEKFFSKLKVLSVAPLLGEAIIRIHEDLSVSKLFD
- the glmU gene encoding bifunctional UDP-N-acetylglucosamine diphosphorylase/glucosamine-1-phosphate N-acetyltransferase GlmU, producing the protein MQGVGAVILAAGQGKRMKSEIPKVLHRVAGAPLIRHVLDSVEAAGIEEVVIVVGQGADLVRKALGAGYRYALQVEPRGTGDAVARALPLLSPECREVLVLCGDTPLLRPPTLLRLIEARRAAGAAVSLLTSSLENPRGYGRILRDGENRVLAIIEESDATAAQREIKEVNTGTYVFAREFLENTVARLRPENRQGEYYLTDCIGLLRAAGQPVAALNAPPEETLGVNTREELAAAGRILRRRECSRLMEAGVTILDPETTYPDRGVEVGPDTVIYPFTFLEGRTKVGRGCLLGPGTRLVDSTLGDAVEVWYSVVVESTVGDRCQIGPFAYLRPGSVLAEGVKIGDFVELKKAVVGAGSKIPHLSYVGDAVIGSGVNIGAGTITCNYDGLQKHETRVEDGAFIGSNTNLVAPVTIGKGAVTGAGSTITRDVPPGALAVERAKQVVIPDWAKRKAGKGKT
- the spoVG gene encoding septation regulator SpoVG; the encoded protein is MQVTDVRIRRLNHEGKMKAVCSVTFDDAFVVHDVKVVEGQKGLFVAMPSRRTPAGEFRDIAHPISPDARELIQNAVLKAYQEATAV
- a CDS encoding NTP transferase domain-containing protein — encoded protein: MIDGVDAVVLAGDGGFRDPAAPAGEAPGKALLRIGSRAMVDYVVAALKSCAEIRKIVLVGPEAVRTLYGAESGLLFADPGASPLGSFAAGVAALEAAGEAEAGTPWVLACTGDLPFLTPAAVKDFLDRCRERKAAFYYPIIPRQVAEERFPGVKRTYARLREGTFTGGNLLLVDRRILGSCMAKAEEFIRLRKKPARLAQLVGWEILWKYLFGVLSVKNVEERVSELFGVPGAAVVSHYPEIGVDVDKPADLALARHLLSPSEA
- a CDS encoding GntR family transcriptional regulator, encoding MGKTERRLLPVRLDTYKPLREVVFDTLREAIINGTLRPGERLMEIQLAEELGVSRTPVREAIRKLELEGFVVMVPRKGAYVAGISLKDIADVFEVRASLEALAAGLAAERITEEELEELERILVRKAKIIEEGNLPSFVECDSRFHDTLYQVSRNQRLIQILSNLRDEIQRFRAVSLAYPGRMREALEEHRKIVEAIAERNAAQAQVLAWEHIENAENSLLEAVRGRQELGENSSAKGMER
- a CDS encoding 4-(cytidine 5'-diphospho)-2-C-methyl-D-erythritol kinase, translating into MKTLRLPAFAKINLTLDVGSRRPDGYHEICSVMQTVSLADSLAFTRLEAGIAVVCPAPGVPEGSGNLAYRALELLLPRLPGGVRLEIEKKIPVAAGLGGGSSDAASALKGVNLLYRLGLREEELILYAARLGSDVPFFVLGGTVLARGRGEVVTRLPPFPSCWLVLVKPGCQVSTREVYARFRPERRDPRTPRFLAALSRGDRAGMLAALGNDLEEVTAAQHPEVESRRARLEELGAERALMTGSGPTVFGIFPGEKEARLAARQLAGGGDWVFVCRTVNEDEIKKWEGDRDC
- the cphA gene encoding cyanophycin synthetase, whose translation is MEVVEIRTFEGRNVWSHTPVLQARLLLGPREQLHTGELAGFPERLLSLLPGLAEHACGRGYPGGFQERLREGTYLGHVVEHVALELQARAGFPVSYGKTVRGSAPGTWDVVLEYGTPELGKAALEAAVALVVAVLEGLPFPVLETVERLRKLGNKTCLGPSTRSILEACRAREIPVLPLASGSLFQLGYGCRQKLVQATITSQTSALAVDLACDKVLAKRLLAEAGLPVPRGRIAASLEEAQAAARDLGSPVVVKPRRGNQGKGVVLNLTDPREIEAAFRIARSYDSEVLVEEYIEGRHYRLLVIGGELVAAAERLPACVTGDGVHSIRELVELANRDPRRGEGHEKPLTRLKIDPTALLVLARQGCRPESRPAAGEVVVLRDNANLSTGGTARDVTPAVHPENAGLAVRAARVLGLDVAGVDLVTPEIARPAREEGGMIIEVNAAPGFRMHLFPSEGEPRDVGRALVDYLFPPGCETGVPVIAVTGTNGKTTTVRILAHLFRQQGTVVGMTTTGGVYIDGDCLCTGDTTGPASARMVLRDPRVEVAILETARGGILRGGLGYDLADVAVVTNIGPDHLGQDGIETLDDLFWVKSLVVEAVRKDGFVILNADDPFASRFARRARGQVVYFSLRENNLLVRRHLGTGGRAVFVKEGIVYFARGEETLRLISLKGIRAGIGGRALHNLENAIAAAAAAWVCRLPLALIRRGLRTFGAQLSHNPGRLIIRRVGKVTVIVDFGHNAPAFRRISEFARALKPRRLLGVIGMPGDRCDEQIVAAGEAAGAGFDEVFLKEDRDLRGRAPGETARLLYVGARRAGLPASCLHIVPEETAAVRRALGRACPGDVVVVFYEELEPVLRVLEEAEDAIRKAEREKKAVIQS
- a CDS encoding cyanophycinase; protein product: MAEKVRGTLLIIGGAEDKTGECAILRRFVELAGGERARLVLVTSATGRPLAVGELYRRLFAEFGAPEVAVLHITSRQEANTPGVYETVKRASGIFFTGGDQLRITSLLGGTQFDEALRRAYRDGTVVAGTSAGASAMSETMIVEGEGAEAPKKNTVQMAPGMGLIREVVVDQHFAQRGRLGRLLTAVAQHPYMLGVGIDEDTAIVVRPEGFFEVIGSQTVTVIDGTRIQETNVSELAPCAPLALTNVILHVLPAGYKFDLKKRLPLS